The DNA segment ATCTGGCTCGGACTTGGCGGCCTCAAAGCAGCCACCGGATTCCTCGCGCCCAATGTCCCCGGCGCCCTTTTCATCGCCACCCTCGGCTTGCCATACCTGATCGGCGCCATCATACTCGTTTGGCTACAATACCAGCTTTACCGACGCAGCCGATGGGCGCCTATCCCGGCCATCCCGGTGGGAATCATCGAATATTGGATACTTTTAAGCGTAGTCGCGACCTGGCTCGGCCTGCAGGACTAAAATCAAGCCTTGACCCTTCCTGCGCCCCATCCCGTATCATAGATGGTCCAAAGAGGGGAGAAAACTATGCGAGAAAATGACCATGACCATACAGGGAAAACACCATGTCGCAGGTAAACTTTACGCTTGAAGATATCAAACAATTATTAGACGATCGTCTCGATGAGCGCTTTACTGCCGAGCGCGAGCACACTCGAGCAATGATCCAGGAGGGCGTGAAAGAGGGGACCGATTATGTGATCGAGCAATTCAACAGCTTCATCAAAGATAATTTCGAACCCACCATGAAGAAATTCGATCAGCATTTTGACCGCATCGAGGATCATCTCGATCACCTCGACATCGATGTAGCCACCCTCCGGACCGATGTGCGTCACATCAAGCAGGTGCTGCAGATTGATCGTACCAGTCTATCAGCTCCACTCATGGGCACACCGTAAGCATTTTGTCTTTTCCCTCACCAAGCCGTATCATGAAGCTATGATTGAGCCGCAGCAACATCTCGTTCCCAATCTGTTCTCCAAAGAGGTCAAGCAAGAGGCCACCCGCATGGGCTTCGGGCGCGGCCTGCTCGAGCTCGGCCACACCAACAAAAACGTCGTAGCCCTCTGCGCCGACCTCACCGAATCTACTCGCATGATCGATTTTGCCAAGAGCTACCCCGAGCGCTTCGTGGAGGTCGGCGTGGCCGAGCAAAATCTCGTGACGCTCGGTGCCGGCATGGCGCTAGCGGGCAAAATCCCGTTTGTGGCCAGCTACGCCGCCTTTTCGCCAGGCCGCAACTGGGAGCAAATTCGCACCACCATCTGCCTCAATGACACCAACGTCAAAATCGTCGGTGCGCACGCCGGCGTTTCGGTCGGCCCCGACGGCGCCACCCACCAGATGCTCGAAGACATCGCCCTCATGCGCGTGCTACCCAACATGACCGTCGTGGTGCCGGCCGACGCCGTGGAGGCCGAAAAAGCCACCTTGGTGCTAGCCGCCAAATACGGCCCCGCCTACATCCGGCTGGCGCGCGAAAAGTCGCCTATCATCACCACCGACAAGTCGCCGTTTTCGCTCGCCAAGGCCCAGGTGCTGCGGTTTGGCCACGACCTCACCATCGTCGCCTGCGGCACCATGGTGTACCAGGCGCTCGTGGCCGCCGAAAAGCTCAGCCACAAGGGCATCGAGGCCGAGGTGATCAACGCCGCCGTCATCAAACCCCTCGACACCGTCACCATCGTGGCCAGCGCCCGCAAAACCGGCGCCGTGCTCACCGTGGAGGAGGCGCAAATCGCCGGCGGTCTCGGCGGCGCCGTCGCCGAAACCCTGGCCGACCACCATCCCGTGCCCATGACGCGCATCGGCATGCTCGACCGCTTTGGCGAATCCGGCGTGCCGAGCGAGCTGCTCGAGCATTTTGGCCTCAGCGCCGCCAATATTGCCGCCAAAGCTCTCGACCTTCGCAAACGCAAGGCGTAAAGTAGTCACATTCAGTAATCATTCAGTAATGAGGACTTCTGCATGGCCGACTCCGCCAAACGCGTCTTGGTTCCGACCGATCTGCTTTATCTCCTAACCTTTGCCGCCGGCATGGCTGCCTTTTGGGCCGGCGGGCACGCTAGTCGACTGCTGCCGGTCATGAAAAACCATGGCCTGGCGCTGGCCGCCGGCCTGGTCGTCACCGCTGGCATTTACGGGCTCGGCCTGTTCGTGATCTCGCTTCTGGCCACCCGCCGCCTCGGCCGCGGCGTGCTCATCGCCACCATCGTGGCCGTGGCACTCGGCCTGGCCGCCGCCCAGGGCATCGTGCGCCTGGCCGCCGGCCACATCCACACCAAGACCGACCTCGGCCTGCTCACCTTCGTGCTGTACCTGTGCTACGGCGCCATTTACGCGCTGTCGCTTGCCATCGCCCGCAAATTTGCGAAGTAATCACCAACACGGCACAATGAGATCAGCTTAAGCGAGATCAGGTATCATTATGTCCAACACCGCCGCCGCCCGCACGCTCTACACCCGCACCCGCCAGGAAAAATTTGCCCTGGGAGCCTTCAACATCGACAACCAAGAGACCCTCATCGGCGTGGCCCGCGCCGCCGCCGCCAAACAGGCGCCGGTGCTCGTGGAGGTGTCGCAAGGCGAGGTTGAAGCCATGGGCCTGGCTAATATCCGCTGCCTGGTCGACAACTACGTTGCCGAATACGGCGTCGAAATGTACCTCAATCTCGACCACTCGCCCAGCGTGGCCGCGGCCAAAGCCGGCATCGACGCCGGGTTTGAATTCATCCACATAGACTTCTCCCAAGCCAAAACAGACGCCTCGCTGGCCGAAATCACCGCCGCCACCAAAGAGGTGGTCGAATACGCCAAAACCACCGGCGCCCTCGTCGAGAGCGAGCCGCACTACTTTGGCGGCAGCTCCAATGTGCACGACGAAGCCATCGACTACGAGGAAATCAAAAAATTCTTCACCAAACCCGCCGAAGCCCGCGATTTCATCGCCGCCACTGGTATCGACACCTACGCCGTCGCCATCGGCAACCTCCACGGTAGCTATCCGGTGCCAAAACAGCTCGACCTTGGCTTGCTGGAGCAAATTGTAGCCGCTGCCCCTGATGCCCACTTTAGCCTCCACGGCGGCTCCGATACGCCCGACGAGCAATTCCGCGGCGCCGTAGCCCGCGGCATCTCCAAGATCAACATCAATTCCGACCTGCGCAAAACCTTCCGCGTGACGCTCGAAAAAGTACTCGCCGACCATCCCAAAGAATACGCTGTGGTCAAGCTCATGCCCGACGTCATCGCCGCCGTTCAGGCCGTAGTTGAAGCCAAAATCGACAGCTTCGGCTCCGCCGGCCAAGGCCCCGGCGAGGAGCAGTCCGCTCCCGTCGACCCCGAATAATTGCGTTTCGGGTCTGGGTCCCCCGCAGGAGACCCAGACCATGAGAAAACGAAGAGCCTGCTACCTGAGGTAGCCCACCAGGTCGACCGACAGGAGGGTCACTCCCGGCTGTGTCCCAAATTTCCCGCTGGTTGGGGTGTCGCCGGAGAGCGAGAGCCTGTCAGTGTGGTAATCGGCGCCTTTCTTCACGCGCACTATCGCCGTCACCGCACAGATGGTGAGGCCGCCCTGCGCCTGCCACGCCACCCGGTCGCTCAGCAGGTTGACCGTGAGCACGCGCGACCCGACTACCTTGCTGCCGGCCGGCGGCGCATAGGTGATCACGCCGATGCCGTTTGGCCGCACTACCCCACTGGCATGGAAGTTCGCCGGCTTGGCGCAGACGGCCGGCAGTTTTGGCGCCGGCCCATGTCCCGGCGGCCCAACCGAGCTAATCGACAACCCGGTGCTGATGAAAATGGCGAGCAACGCCACCATCAACCAAGTTTTCCGAACCAACCTCTCGCCCCTTTGTTCGTCGTACATGCCGCGTTGGCACGCCGATCATTGTATCAAAACAGGCCTAAAAATGGTTACAGCCCAGATCTCCCACCTCGTCGTGAGGAGATCCGGGCCGTGGCCGCTACGTGAGCCGGCCGTGCAGGGTGAAGCGCCGAATCTCAGAGCCGTCCGGCGCGGGGTATTCGCCCTCGAAGGCGGTCACGCTCACCGTATCCGCCCCCGGCGGATCCAGGACCGCGTCAGCGTCGCACACCACCAGATTTCTGTGTGCCACCCAAGTGATGTGCCGGCGGTCGCCGCCCAGCTCGATGGCTAGCCGGCCGTTGGCCTGGTCCTGCGGATTGGTTGTCGTGATCGTCACGCTCACGACGCCGTCTCGACTGGGCGTGGCCACAGCCGTGAAATTGCCGTGCAGCCGGCAGTCGGCCAGTTGCTGGGCGGTGTAGGGCTGGGGCTTGAGCCCCTGGCCTTTGTCGCTAGTGGCAGCGCCGTAGATCAGCCCGCCAACCACGCCTACTGTCGCAAATATCACGACCGAAGTTCTCGTGCGCATCGTGCGAATCTCCTCGCTCGAATCGGCTTACTCTCGTTACATCGACGTCCAGGCTCAGCTTAATCCAGCTGCGCCACCACCTCGATGTGCCATAGCTTCCAGTCATCGGGCGCTGGGAAGCTGCCCCGCGAGAAGTCCGGGTACAGCGTCTCCTGCGCCGCTCCACGCTGGTTCGGATTGAGCGTTACGCTCACCCGGCACAGACGCAGATCGGAGCCGTCGCGGACCTTCCAGGCTGCCTCAGTCGGCGTGAGATTGATCGTGATCGCTCGCTGCGCTCGCGTAGCGTACGTCGCTCCGTGGCCAGGTACGGCCACCACCGGCGCGCCGGCCCGGCCCCGAGCATTCAGTGTCACTTGCAGCGACACATTCGGTTGCTCGGGGCAGTCCGCGGGCATCGGCGGCGGCGTCACAGCGGCGCCACCACGGCCGTCGTCACCCGGCCAGATGGAGAGGCTCGCCATCCCGAACGCTGCAGCCAAGCCGAGGAATGCCACCCACCCTTTCCAGCGTCGTGTCGGAGGCTCCGGCGAAGAGAACAGAGGCACGCAAAATCCTCTCAATTCGGTCATTCATGCCACGATGGCACGCCGGCTATTATAGCCAGCGCAAGCCAAAGCACCAAAAAATAATAAGTGCGTTCCCGGTCCGGGTCCCCCTCGTGAGGAGACCCGGACCTTGTAGCGGCGAACGAATGATCTAGTGGCTCAGTGTCAGCCTCCCTGTCCCCGTTTCACCAGCGTGAGGTGACCCCGGAGCACGACCTTGGCGATGGTGGTGCCACGGCCCGGGCCCCAACCAGCCACCGTGCGCCCGGGCTTGAGCGGCACCTGGATGTTCCCCGGGTTCAGGTAGACGGTTCCGTCGCAGATCACGAGATCGGGACCGGTCTCCCAGTGTGCCAGCTGCGGCGTCACATCGAACACGGTGAGAGCCTGCTGAGCCGCCACCTTGGTGGCCGGCGGCGTCACCGCCACGTCGACCGACGTGGCGTCGTCGAAGGCAACGGTCGCCGTCGCCGTCACGTCGAGGTGGCCTCGGCACTCGGCCAGCTGGGCGTCGGTGTACGCCTTCCCCGTCGGGGCCGCCGGCGGCTTCGGCTGGGCCGCCTTGGTCGAAGCGGCCGCGCTGGCCGGCGATGAGCCGGTGGCGCTGGTACCTCCGGTACCAGTCGAGCAGCCGGCGAGCAGCAGTGTCGCCAGCCCCAGTCCCGCACCAACCCCAGCGATTTTGGTTCGTCGTTCCACGGAGATTGATCCTCTCCATTCGTCGTGCATGCCACGATGGCACGCCGGCTATTATAGCCAGCCCGAGCCAAATCACAAACAGCGGATAAATAAATACCTTTCCGGCCCAGGTCCCCTTCGTGAGGAGACCCAGACCAAACGGAACCTGTCAGCCATGATTCCCGATGGACCTATGGCACGTAATACCCCACAAATACCAGTTGGGCGAAGGCCTTACCGGCCGGCGCCGGATACTGGCCGCCGCTCATGGTCAGGTCCTTGGAAAAGGTCACGCCCGAGGTCAACGTCACCCTTATCGCGCAGAGCGTGAGCTCCTCATCGCTGACGCCCCAAGAAATGCTGTTCGCATCGCCCTGGAACACCGCCGCTTGCTTCACGGCGTTCCGCTGAGCCGCGGGGGCGTCCACCGAGACCTTGGGCTGGCCGCCGCTGGGCTTCACCCTGACCTGCACCGAGTGATCGGCGTGGCAGGTGCTCAGCTGGGCTGCGCTGTAGGCGTGCGCCGGCGGGAGCGGCGCAATTTGGCCGGGCCCATTGGTCTTCGGCTCGGCCACGATCAAGATGCCAGCCGCAAAGATCGCCCCCAGTGGGATAATCCACCACCATTCTTCTCGCCTCATGCTGCCAAACTCCCCTCACTACGTCGTGCATGCCGCTTTGGCACGCAGGCTATTATAGCCACATAAAGCCAAAGTACAAAAATACCGCCTCGGCAAAGAGGCGGCAGGGGACTATAAATCCGGGTTGAGCCGGGGACCCGTGGGGGTCCCCGGCGCTCGCCGAAAAGAGGTGGTTCAGCCGGCACCCACCAGGAGCACGTCAACCTCGTTCGTCTTGGACGGCACAGTGCCGATCAGGTCGGTGGTGGGGGAGCCGTCGATGACGACGTCTGACACTTGCTTAGCGAACGTTGCCGCGCCCGGCCCGGTGAAACGCGCCTTCACGCACAACACCCGCAGGTGCGGCGCCAGGTGCAGCGTCAGCACCTGCTGGCCGTCTCCGACCTGGCGCTCCATAGCGCTGGCGGCGTCGCCGACGTCCAGGAGCGGCCGGCCGTCCATGCCCTGCACCTGGTGGTTGATGAACAGCGCGTACACGCCGTCCGGCCCCAGCAGGTATCGCAGGTCGAACTTCACCCGCTGGGCCAGCTGGGCCTCGGTGCAGGCCGAGACCGGCACCAGGGAGTCGGAGGGCGTGACCGCGGGGGCCGAAGTCGGGGCCCTGAACCCGAGCGTCGGGTAGGCGGGCCGGCCGTTCGGTCCCGGCGGCTGGTTGTAGGCGAAGACCGCCGTCGCCACAGAGCCAGCGACGGCCAGCACGATGGCCGCGGCAACGATGGCCGCGGGTATCCAGTTGAGCGGCGCCCGCGGGCGGCGGTGACGGGGAGGCGAGCTGGCGGATGGCTCGAACACGTAAAGCCTCTTCTCGATCGAGTTGTAGCGGTGGTTCCACCCAAGCTGGGTGGCCGCGGTACGTGGAGAGTTGATTCGAAAATGCACCCTCACACTGGCCATACATTAGCACAATAGAGCCAAAATGTCAATAACTTGTAACGCGCTCGCACACCCCCACTTCGCCGCTGCATCGGCAAAAAATGACACTTTGTGTCAAAACGCCCCCTCACGAAAGCCTATTATTCCCAAAGCACAACTGGTATTCTAGATACAATGCACGAGGTGAATGTCAAAATTCTCACATTTGGAGCCGCTACTCAGGACGTGTTCCTGACCGGCAAGGCTCTCCACGCTCGCCGCGATGTGCGCACCCGCGACTATGTGGAGCAATTCCCACTGGGCGCCAAAATCGACGTCGAAGGCATTCATTTCGACACCGGCGGCGGCGCCACCAACGCAGCCGTCACCTTCACGCGGCAGGGCTTGCAGGCCGAATACATTGGCAAAATCGGCCACGACCCCGCCGGCGCTGAGGTGCTGCGCGTGCTGCGCCGCGAAGGCGTAGTCACCGAGCACGTTGCCTACGACAGCAAACGCGCTACCGGCTACTCCACGATTTTGCTTGCCCCCGGCGGCGAACGCACCGTGCTCGTGCACCGCGGCGCCTCGCACGAATTGGGATCCAAAGACGTCGCCATCCGCACGCTCGAAGCCGACTGGTTTTACATCACTTCGCTCGCCGGCAATTTTGACCTCCTCGGCAAGCTGCTCAAGCACGCCAACAATCGTGGCATCCAAGTGGCCATCGACCCCGGTGGCGCTGAGCTCGCCCAGCCCAAAAAACTCCGCGCCCTCCTGCCGCTCATCACCGTGCTCAAAGCCAACGCGCAGGAGCTGGGCGGCCTGTTTGGCGGCGACAGCCTCTCCGATACCATTCGCCGCGCCGACGGCGTGTGCCCGTATGTGGTCGGCACCAACGGCGCCGCCGGCTCATACGCCGCCGTAGCCGGCAAGCTGTACCAGGCCGGCGCCTACCAGAAGGTCAAAGTGGTCGACCGTCTCGGCGCCGGCGACGCCTTCGGCTCCGGATTTGTCTCCGCACTCGCCAAGGGCCTGGGAGTCGAAGACGCGCTCACGCTCGCCAGCGCCAATGCCACGAGCGTAGTGGCCCAAATTGGCGCCAAAACCGGCATTCTCAAAACCAGCCGCATCAAACGCATGAAGCTCAAAATTAGCAACCTGGAGGGTAAATAATGTCCACCATCGGCCGCTTTTTACAGGCCAAAGAGCCGCTCTTCGACCACGCGCTGCACCAGCTCGAGTTGCGCACCCAACAAAAAGGCCTCGACGTGCGCCTGGCCGCCGAAATCGCCGAATCCGCCGCGCACCGCACCAAGCAGCTGGGGCTCAGCCCCAGCGCCACCGGTCCCGAGCTCTACGCCGCACTTATCAAAAAAGTAGGGGAGCACGACGACCACCTCGCCCGCGCCATCGGTGGCACCGACCCCAGTGACCTACGCGAGATGATCCCGCTCATCGTTAAG comes from the Candidatus Saccharimonadia bacterium genome and includes:
- a CDS encoding transketolase C-terminal domain-containing protein — translated: MIEPQQHLVPNLFSKEVKQEATRMGFGRGLLELGHTNKNVVALCADLTESTRMIDFAKSYPERFVEVGVAEQNLVTLGAGMALAGKIPFVASYAAFSPGRNWEQIRTTICLNDTNVKIVGAHAGVSVGPDGATHQMLEDIALMRVLPNMTVVVPADAVEAEKATLVLAAKYGPAYIRLAREKSPIITTDKSPFSLAKAQVLRFGHDLTIVACGTMVYQALVAAEKLSHKGIEAEVINAAVIKPLDTVTIVASARKTGAVLTVEEAQIAGGLGGAVAETLADHHPVPMTRIGMLDRFGESGVPSELLEHFGLSAANIAAKALDLRKRKA
- a CDS encoding carbohydrate kinase family protein — its product is MNVKILTFGAATQDVFLTGKALHARRDVRTRDYVEQFPLGAKIDVEGIHFDTGGGATNAAVTFTRQGLQAEYIGKIGHDPAGAEVLRVLRREGVVTEHVAYDSKRATGYSTILLAPGGERTVLVHRGASHELGSKDVAIRTLEADWFYITSLAGNFDLLGKLLKHANNRGIQVAIDPGGAELAQPKKLRALLPLITVLKANAQELGGLFGGDSLSDTIRRADGVCPYVVGTNGAAGSYAAVAGKLYQAGAYQKVKVVDRLGAGDAFGSGFVSALAKGLGVEDALTLASANATSVVAQIGAKTGILKTSRIKRMKLKISNLEGK
- a CDS encoding class II fructose-bisphosphate aldolase, producing the protein MSNTAAARTLYTRTRQEKFALGAFNIDNQETLIGVARAAAAKQAPVLVEVSQGEVEAMGLANIRCLVDNYVAEYGVEMYLNLDHSPSVAAAKAGIDAGFEFIHIDFSQAKTDASLAEITAATKEVVEYAKTTGALVESEPHYFGGSSNVHDEAIDYEEIKKFFTKPAEARDFIAATGIDTYAVAIGNLHGSYPVPKQLDLGLLEQIVAAAPDAHFSLHGGSDTPDEQFRGAVARGISKININSDLRKTFRVTLEKVLADHPKEYAVVKLMPDVIAAVQAVVEAKIDSFGSAGQGPGEEQSAPVDPE